The following is a genomic window from Antechinus flavipes isolate AdamAnt ecotype Samford, QLD, Australia chromosome 3, AdamAnt_v2, whole genome shotgun sequence.
ACTTCACACAGAAGAAAAATCTTATatatgtaatcaatgtggaaaggctttctcATGCAAGGGAGATTTTAGCAAACaccagaaaatccacactggagagaagcctttcacatgtaatcaatgtggaaagactttcagataCAATTACAGGCTTGTTGAACATCAGAGAAACCACACAGGtgaaaagccttataaatgtaatcaatgtggaaaggctttcatacATAATTACAGGCTTGTAGAACACCAGAGAAACCACACAggagaaaagccttataaatgtaatgaatgtggaaaagcattTACAAACAGGTCCCTCCTTGTTatacatcagaaaatccacactagagagaaaccttttgaatgcaatcaatgtggaaaggctttcacatgcAAGAGAGATTTTAGcaaacatcagaaaatccacactggagagaaaccttttgaatgtaatcaatgtggaaaggcttttacacgcaatacaaatcttaaaatacatcagagaattcatactggagagaagccttataaatgtaatcaatgtggaaagactttcagataCAATTACAGGCTTGTTGAACATGAGAGAAACCACACAGGtgaaaagccttataaatgtaaacaatgtggaaaggctttcagaagGAGTTCCAATCTTgctgcacatcagagaatccacacaggagagaagccttatcaatgtaatcaatgtggaaagggttttatAAGGAGAGACAGTCTTGTTTTACATCAGAGAAACCACACAGGAGAAAAGCCTTTTAAATGTagtcaatgtggaaaggctttcagaagGAGTTCCAAACttgctgtacatcagagaatccacacaggagaaaagccttataaatgtagtgaatgtggaaaagcatTTACAAACAGGTCCCTCCTTGttatacatcagagaattcatactggagagaagccttataaatgtaatcaatgtggaaagactttcagataCAATTACAGGCTTGTTGAACATGAGAGAAACCACACAGGtgaaaagccttataaatgtaaacaatgtggaaaggctttcagaagGAGTTCCAATCTTgctgcacatcagagaatccacacaggagagaagccttatcaatgtaatcaatgtggaaagggttttatAAGGAGAGACGGTCTTGTTTTACATCAGAGAAACCACACAGGAGAAAAGCCTTTTAAATGTagtcaatgtggaaaggctttcagaagGAGTTCCAATCttgctgtacatcagagaatccacacaggagaaaaGACTTataaatgtagtgaatgtggaaaagcatTTACAAACAGGTCCCTCCTTGttatacatcagagaattcatactggagagaaaccttttgaatgtaatcaatgtggaaaggctttcacatgcAAGGGAGATTTTAGcaaacatcagaaaatccacactggagagaagacTTTCacatgtaatcaatgtggaaagactttcacacgTAATGACCACCTTGTtgcccatcagagaatccacactggagagaaaccttttaaatgtaatcaatgtggaaaggcttttacacgcAATACAAGTCTTAAAATACATCAGAGgcttcatactggagagaagccatataaatgtaatcaatgtggaaaagcttttacataCAAGAGACATGTTAGCAaccatcagaaaatccacactggagagaaaccttatacatgtaatcaatgtggaaagactttcagataCAATTACAGCCTTGTTGACCATCAGAGAAACCACACAGGtgaaaagccttataaatgtaaacaatgtggaaaggctttcagaagGAGTTCCAATCTTgctgcacatcagagaatccacacaggagagaagccttatcaatgtaatcaatgtggaaaagcATTAACAAACAGGTCCCTCCTTgttatacatcagagaatccacactggagagaaaccttttgaatgtaatcaatgtggaaaggctttcacatgcAAGGGAGATTTTAGcaaacatcagaaaatccacactggagagaagcctttcacatgtaatcaatgtggaaagactttcacacgTAATGACCACCTTGTtgcccatcagagaatccacactggagagaaaccttttaaatgtaatcaatgtggaaaggcttttacacgcAATACAAGTCTTAAAATACATCAGAGgcttcatactggagagaagccttataaatgtaatcaatgtggaaaagcttttacataCAAGAGACATGTTAGCAACCATCAGaaaacccacactggagagaaaccttttaaatgtaatcattgtggaaaggctttcacacagAGTGCCAGTCTTGCtgcccatcagagaatccacactggagagtaaccttttaaatataatcaatgtggaaaggcttttacacgcaatacaaatcttaaaatacatcAGAGgcttcatactggagagaagccttataaatgtaatcaatgtggaaaagcttttacatGCAAGAGACATGTTAGCAaccatcagaaaatccacactggagagaaaccttatatatgtaatcaatgtggaaagactttcagataCAATTACAGCCTTGTTGAACATCAGAGAAACCACACAGGtgaaaagccttataaatgtaaacaatgtggaaaggctttcagaagGAGTTCCAATCTTgctgcacatcagagaatccacactggagagaaaccttttaaatgtaatcattgtggaaaggctttcacacagAGTGCCAGTCTTGCtgcccatcagagaatccacactggagagtaaccttttaaatataatcaatgtggaaaagcttttacatGCAAGAGACGTGTTAGcaaacatcagaaaatccacactggagagaaaccttatataTGTAATCactgtggaaagactttcagacAGAGTTACATTCTTGctttacatcagagaattcacactggagagagaccttttaaatgtaatcaatttGGAAAGGGTTTTATAAGGAGAGACAGTCTTGCTTTGCACCAGGgaatccacacaggagaaaagccttataaatgtaatcaatgtggaaaagctttcacaCGCAAGAAAGGTCTTAGGagacatcagaaaatccacactggagaaaaaccttttaaatgtaatcaatgtggaaaggctttcatattGAAGTACAGGCTTACactacatcagagaatccacacaggagaaaagccctataaatgtaattgatgtggaaaggctttcacatgcAAGACAGATCTTAACAGACATCAGAAAAACCACCCTGaagataaacattttaaatgtaatcaatgggGAAAGGCTTTTACACACAGTGTCTGTCTTGCTAGACACCAGAGAACTCACATTGGAAAGAAACCTTTTGAAAGTATTCAGTGtggccttcttttcagcagttcatggaacttataccaaaattgaccatatattaggacataaaaacctcaaactcaaatgcagtaaggcagaaatagtaaatgcatccttttcagatcacgatgcaataaaaattacattcaataaaaggccaggggaaaatagaccaaaaaataattggaaactaaataatctcatactaaagaatgattgggtgaaacagcaaattatagacataattaataacttcatccaagaaaacgataataatgagacatcataccaaaatgtatgggatgcagccaaagcggtaataaggggaaatctcatatctctagaggcctatttgtataaaatagagaaagagaaggtcaatgaattgggcttgcaactaaaaatgctagaaaaggaacaaattaaaaacccccaatgaaacactaaacttgaaattcaaaaaataaaaggagagatcaataaaattgaaagtaaaaaaactattgggcattcgggagagtaagtctgtctgggtaccttttggggtaccatctggttttggttctggttctggtctgttctaGCTGGTCTAGTTGGTCTGATcaggttgctagcaacctgtggtctcagaataaataccgacgggtttaaaaattctgagacgggtattttctgggacgctggagagTATCCTCTGgatatgtttgcttaatgttgtaactgtgtagtctgtgtgatatatattctatgttctgtgtggtttgtctgttatgtttttggttggaaaacaacgttgcaagtgtgcatagtaaattggagctccatgtttgtttgtgtgtgtctgtgttaaaagttaaaagttagcaagcttgtaagagataaggattcagcctctgtgttgcaggcttagaaaatatcaagaagtttgaaaaatctttctctctctctctctttctctggctgactgcagcagcctgtaagaaaaagggagaaaagggaaaggaaaaaaaggaaaatttgcttgtgactttaaaatttttttttaggaaaagcctactagagtaaagagcaataaaattcaagcttagcctggcctgggcaataaaaagctctggagataagttagaagaaatgtggtagaagaaaaaaaacttttaaaaacagctgtcttagtttgattcagtttgttaccttttgaaatatattgagttatttgttaacataagttatactttaaatccagctctgctggacatgtgtgggttttgtggaggtttgggttattcactatagggtgaatcttacaggtttttgaagggaaaaggaaagagcaatgcaggtgatttaggaaggactgatttgtaagggaaattaaaggtttgCATGgtgttaggaaggtgaaagaaagacttttgggagtaggtgaagaggtgggggaaggagtcacccacccccactgccttctgctactttaccaaaggagcatctgggaaggaaagttctttaaggagattgtttaagtatgtagtcagggggaaagagaaagttggaaatgggtggatttgggaagaaacctgatattgggaaactgatgggttaaatcttgaaaaggatccccatgtaggaaattgagtggggaacccgagggaagtttttttccctaggggtcaggagtgggggaagggtggccacgtggaatcctctcctcccctctcctctctaagtatgttcctgccgttttttttcttatctgattgcggcagtgcagctaactgtgatttttaaggacatacttacttttaggttaaattgATTGAATACTTGTTTCCTTGGTTAAAAGAACatggtcgtaaatgtgatccatactttggtccgaatatttctaagagtttaattgctatgttaaaaaaaaaaccttcttgaattcttttatgtggaattgggtgttttgtataagtttaaattgattgtattgggtcatcctgaggttatttaaaggacccctgaacataatagtttttttttctttgtccttttgaaaatgtttcttgttatggacaatatgcaatttgggatatttttctgtgtattgggtattttcaaagcaaaatgatttgtatgtataatgttcactcatgtaacatctacctagatatgataattgttctaagttgtgaacttactgaggcgaaatttctttctgttattactgtaaggttatggtaactctttgtttaagatttatcagaaatttgattaatgacatttgttattggaggtaaaagtttttgggcttagagttaattagttaatgctatttgggagttttaaagctccaccctctgacagttactgggacaattgattgataagctgttaaaactcaactgcttatgttaatattatagttatgttcttgcatttttccttctgtaactgatctctctgatcagagcaatggtcaatagaattgttaatgcaattcaattatgtcatgctttgctattttcaATCTGGTTGTATGTAATGATTGtgtcctaaatgcttgggcaactgagtatttcgcctagtcatctgtctgttactggatatttgtgttttgttcctttaaggtttctacatgataagtggacaattaacagaggtctgtaagactgcagccatttgcttggcctgtaaagcaaactcgtctcgtcacataggaaactgccggccaatttattttggcctcctcatgttttgcaacagtctggtgaactgagtctttctatctgagactgatccaatctttatgtgttagatttgtgtttttgttctagattttggtcaaattacaggtattgacttgcttctggaacctggatcagctttgatcagctttgattgtcaccacggcacacacccactctgcaaggaatgagagcctcctgtcatttcatagcctgaagcagcagttttaaaaatgagaccatggactggaccctgcatcgactgtactttggactgatataagggactttgggaatggttgatgactgactgttaaaccttacctg
Proteins encoded in this region:
- the LOC127557674 gene encoding zinc finger protein OZF-like; its protein translation is MAAGSWSPSAQELVTIKDVMVDFTEEEWGLLDPSEKELYKEVTLENVQNLLSLDLQPNFECNEMTRKLGLFVEECELQRFMKDGPCALTLREINDSNIQVDYSKYNYRLVEHQRNHTGEKPYKCNQCGKAFIHNYRLVEHQRNHTGEKPYKCNECGKAFTNRSLLVIHQKIHTREKPFECNQCGKAFTCKRDFSKHQKIHTGEKPFECNQCGKAFTRNTNLKIHQRIHTGEKPYKCNQCGKTFRYNYRLVEHERNHTGEKPYKCSECGKAFTNRSLLVIHQRIHTGEKPYKCNQCGKTFRYNYRLVEHERNHTGEKPYKCKQCGKAFRRSSNLAAHQRIHTGEKPYQCNQCGKGFIRRDGLVLHQRNHTGEKPFKCSQCGKAFRRSSNLAVHQRIHTGEKTYKCSECGKAFTNRSLLVIHQRIHTGEKPFECNQCGKAFTCKGDFSKHQKIHTGEKTFTCNQCGKTFTPQLAEHPIPEPETWPLAA